The Brachypodium distachyon strain Bd21 chromosome 4, Brachypodium_distachyon_v3.0, whole genome shotgun sequence nucleotide sequence GTCTTGATGTTCACTAATACATAGGTTAAGGTAATGCTGCATATAATTGTTTCAGTTTTGTGCTTGAATTGTGTTAAGACAATCTTTTAGTATATTCACTTAAATGCCATGGTTTCAGATTTTTGCTTGAGTGAAATTTGTCTTGCATGGTTGAGATTTTTGCTTGAGTACTGGAGATAAAGTTCTCCTAGCGGTATGTAAGTTAAAGCCCAATATCAGATATTACTGTTTCTAAAGTCCTTTGTTGTTGCTAATTATTTATTGAcatgtttttcctttcctgTTCAACAATTTTATGAGATTACCATGTTCCTTATAGTTTCCCATTTTAACCCTGTTTGCTAAGAAAATAGGAAATCCATGTTTAACAGCAATTTGCTCTTTGCTATTTTTAATATGATGTTTGATTTAAAGGTATTATTTAGGAGATGCTTTTAACTCTGTGTACAGATATTCCCAAAGCTAGAAATCAAATGTTCTATATTCCTGCGCTCCATGATCTATTTTACAGGATCTAGGTTCTCCTTTCTTATGTTGTATAATGGTTTTAATATATTTATTGTCTGCTTTTAGTGTTCTAATTCTGGGTTGTGATAATGTTTATTGTCTATGGGTCGAGTTTTCTGGTATATAAATAAGCTAAACTAATCTTTACGAAGTACTTTGGTGCATATATAGGTGCATAGGTACAGTCAGTTACTACTTAACCATCTCTTTGTGTTAATTTTAATAGGCTAATTGCAACTACAATTGCATCCTTCTCTTCTGCATTTTCTTGTCATGTTGCTTATACGTTTTTTATTAGTTATACAATCATGTTTGTGTATTAATACTTTTTATTCGACATTATAGTAAAACTGCTTGCCATTTATGTTATGCTCTCTGTGTGCATTCAACTTTTGACTGCATGCGAGTAAATAGCTCTAATTTCTAGTGCgagtgttcatttttgtttgctaACTATATCTGTGGAGTGTGTGCAGTAGATCTCCATTGTCCACTGATTGCAAGTTTGAAAATTTGTGATGTTGCGTTGCGGCTCAGTTTGTGAAATTTATTGGCATCAATTCAAATGTGAAGTTTTTTGCGAACTATAGGATTGGATTTTGAGTAGTTATTTCTGTGTACATCTCTTAACATGGTAGTGTGGTTTAATAATGTGCATCACTTGTTTATGTTTATAGGTtccttcactttggacttaaGATTACATGCCATGTGTTAGTTTTGTACCCATTAGCAGCTTCTGTGTTACTATAGATCGATTATCTATGCACTAGGTATTATTAAGTTTGAGACATTTCTTTGACTTTTACTAGGCCTTGTTCTCAAATCATATACAGTTCTAATCTGCAATTCAGTGACTGACTTCTCGTCTCTTCTGATCTTTATACTATTataatactccgtactataaaTATCCATTCCTAATGGCTTTATTGGTCGCTATCCTATAATGTGCTAATGTTTATGACTGGGTCAGATATGTACTAGaatttaattatttggagttgctCATTAGCTGCTTTGCCAGCTTCTGTGTTACTGTAGATCAATTATTGTTAAGTTCGGACATTTCTTTGACTTTTAATAAGCCTTGTTCTCAAATCATATACATTTCAGTGATTAAGTTGTGGTCTCTTATGATCTTTATACTATTAATATATCCAAGTATCTTAACGGTTTTATTGGTTGCTAATCCTATATTGTGCTAACGTTCATGACTTGGTCGGATACCTGCCAGAATTAGATTaattatttggttttgtttgtGGTATTTGTGAAGAAGTATAACAGTTGTGAAGAACTATTTTGGCGCATTAAGTCAATTTACCGCTTAACCAATTCTTTCAGTAGCTTTGGTAGTTTCATCAGTACCGCCCTATCAGCTTAGTTTTTAGATCTTGCTTtctcttctgtttttctcattacATTCTTATTCAGGTTCTGTATTCTTACATGCTTGCCATTTTGATTCTTGTGGTTCCTTAATTATTGTACACATTCAACGTTACAGTGTTGTGGTGAATATGTTGGATTTGTGTTCTCATTGTGTTTGTTATGAGTATATGATTCTTAAGGGACGATGTTTACTTGGAACCATTGGGTTTATTGCATCACTCATATCTACTTGTTTACTGGTTCATACCTCTTCTCTTTGTTGAAATAAAGATGGCGCTGTAGTCCCGATGGTTGCATTTGGTGTTCATAGGCATTGTGCAATAAGAATGTTTGTCATGTGGTAGTTGAGATTGTATATTGTCATGTGTGGTCTCCATTGGCTGCTTGTGGTTTTCTCTGTTCACGTGCAAGTACTTCATTTCCATTTCCTTCCATGGCTTGGTCTGATTGTGAGTTTGTGACGGcaacttcttgttctttttgtttgtctgGGGTATGCATGAGGGTGCGGTGGGGGTGGGAGGGGGTGCGTAACACTGCCGATGCCGGTCCCAAGCCCGGATAAAAGTGGAGGGCGCACTACTTAATCAAATTTGGTGAATAGGTTTTTTTTGCTAAGTTGCTTCAGTTCTTGCTTTAGTAGAACAGAAGAGGAGGCCCGACTTGAAGATGATCCTCCACATGGAAGTTCGCTTACTGCCTGCAGCACAGCAGCTGGTTGTTTATTAATTACGGAGTATTAAAGTTGTAGGGATTTTactggtttttcttttcaatttgTACACAGTACTGCAAATGTTGCAGCTCACTCATGTGCAAAGCATGCTTCAGATGCTAGGCAGGGGAACTTTGTGGTCCTGACTGGGCTCTCCTATTCAGACTTCTGCCTGTATGTTGATTGCAACCCTACTGATATGGAATGGAATAAAAACAAATAAGAAGCCGAGGCCCAACAGAAAAACTTGCGCTGCTCAGGGTAATATAATAAGGGGCTCATTTGTCAATATACAGGACGGACACAGAATATGAAAGCTGCAGAGGGATGCCAGAATTTGGCACTGCATGCATTTGTAAATGGTAAGTCGTCGCCAAGGAAATTCTAATTCGTGCATTTGTATCAGTTCATTATCTTTGCAAGCTAGCTCAAGGTCTGGGTTGTCCAGGCTTCAAAACGTTGGAGGATTGGGAGTGTTCGTTGCTGGCGAATGAGCTGTTTCACGCACCTTTCTGAGAGAAGCAGATGTATTATATTCTGACGGAGCCTCGCTGTATCAACCAAGGCACAAGGCAAGGCAGCTGCAACTGATCGATCTGGTCTTGGACGGCACTAGAACCCAAGAAATGAAATGGACCAACTCGTGGGATTATTCAAACGACAAAGCACAGCACCAGAAACCAACGCCAATTGGCGGTCGGAACGACGCTCCTGGCCTCCAAGAAGCAGTCAAATCACCTGAAACTTAGCCGCTCCTTGCCCCTATATAAACCGCTCTCTCGGCCCCAAGAAGCCGGCATCAGCGAGCAATTTCAGAAGCAGAGAACACGATGGACTACCGTGCTCTCCTCGTGCTGCTTATCGTCTTCCTGGCCGTCCACCTCGAGGGCACCACCGCCCAGTATGGCAGCAGCGATGGTGCGCCTGGCGCCGCCGGGGCAGGGTACTCGCTGGGCGTCGCCGCAGCTCTGCTTGCCGTCGCGGCGTTCGTCTGGAACTGAAGCCGGGCTGAGCTGCTGAAGTGAAAGAGGTTGCTTTGCTCGCCAGAGTACAGATTATGTCAAAGTTGtgatgtactccgtacttgaATAATGTTTCTGCCAGTCGGTGTGGTTACCTTGTGTTTGGGCATACTGAGAGTCAAATATGAAATCAGATGCCTTGGAAAAATGTGTGATTTGACACATACCCATCAGGGAAAACATCTTTCAAAATGCTCATGGCAGAAACAACGAAACAAGCATAGCTTCCATATATAATACCACCACAACACTTTTCCTTCAATCTTTACCATCAAAACTGCGTGGCACTGTAATACTTCCATCTATCTTATCTTCTGTACAACAAACTACAAACAAAAAGAGAACACATGTACAACATTCTTCTAGGCGCTGGTGGAAGAATCCAAGCTTCTGACAGCGTCGCCACCGCTTAATAAGGCGTCCCCAGGTTCTGCCCTGAATCCGGGCTGATATCGCAATTCAATGCAACCCGCTTGATAAGGCGTCCCCAGGTTCTGCCCTGAATCCGGGCTGATATCGCAATTCAATGCAACCCGCTTGATAAGGCGTCCCCAGGTTCTGCCCTGAATCCGGGCTTATATCGCAATTCAATGCAACAGGTCCACAATTGCTGTTCATGCCCAACTCCGACTTCCCCGCTAAGCACTGCACCACTCTATCGCAGCTCAGGGCATCCCCGACGCCACATTGTGTTTGGAACGGATAACTACCAAGTGCACCGTCGATCTTGGCTCGCACATCCACCAATAGAGTCCTCAACCGTACCACCTCCGCCTTGAGTGCGGCCTGTCCTTGCAGCCTTTTCACCAGCTGCTGGTTAATGGCACGGAGCCTCCTCACTTCCTCTTCCAAATGTGCCGTGtgagccttcttcttctgcctGTACTTGCGGACGGCGACGCGGTTGCCCAATGGCTCGCGCGTCTTCTTCGGGACCACTTTGTCGCTGCCGCAGCTATCATCATCTGTGCTGAAGACATGGCTGTGACTGTGAGTGTGGTGGCATGTATGAGTGTGTGCTGAGGCCAAAGGGCCAGGTGGGTTGCACGTATGGGTGTGGGTGCATGTTGTCGTGGTGTTCCGCAAGAAATCATCGATGCTCGTAGGTGTCTCAGGATTTGGAAACAACATTTCGCTGGAAAGGTCTATCTCCCCCTCATCCATATTTTTCTCACAAACCTGAAAACTGCAAATGACAAATAGGTGCCAGGTTATATGAGTTCTTACACCGAATATGCCCTGCCTATAACTTGAAAATTGGACAAAATCAGAGAACATTTACCAAGTTCAGGGTTCCAATGAACagataaaaaaatcaatctgAAATACACACTAAGCAAGTTAATAAATTCAATGTTATTACTAAAATAAATCCAATGTTTACTAATTAATCATATTGGCATAGTTGCTGGAAGGAGTTAGGCTAGTTTCTGATGCAAGTTAGTATTGGTATTCAACCCAACAATTGCAGCAACCCTTTGTCATTACCTGTTAATCACTAAATTTAAACAAGAAAATGAAGGACATATCGAGCATGCATGTAAGTTCTATCATATGATTTCTGAAATGCATTCAGAGGATTCATGGGTGAACCATGTGAAACGGTATCTATCCTGATCCCACCAATGCCATGAAAGATAACCTATGTGCCCTCAAGTGtaattctctctctctctagctccaTGATTTGCAAACGGCCTGGTATCTAGCAGGAAAAGGTGCTATAACAACCAGTTTGCCCCTCCGCCACATGAGAGACAGACAGACTAGACCAAAACGATACCCCACCAATTTGGTACTATATCAGATTATCAGCTTCTAAAAATCAATACCGACAAACCACATGGTAATGGTCATGGCTAACTCCCTCCTCTTCAATTCCACTCCGAATTGCAGTTCTCACAAAAAGGCCATAACAACTACAAGTACTCAACAAGTTTCTGAACTAAACCAAGCTGCTCTTGCGGCAATCAGCAAAATTTCGGAACTTCTTTCAGTTGCAGCAAAATTTCGGAACTAGATAGCAGTGAATTTCAGTAGCTAAAGAGACAATGAATCAGGTGCATCCGGTGTCTCTCAATTATCCGACGAGAACACAGCCTAAGCCTCTAAGGCAGCAACAGATAAAAAAGCTTAGGTGCACCGTGCACGGCTCTACGAACAGTACAAGGGAATTCCGATCATTTAAGCCAATTATTAAGCTGTCTTTACCTTCCGCCTGCTGTGGGGAGCTGAGGCCGCCGGGCGATTTCCAGGAGCAGGGCCCCGCTGCGTCGGCCAGAGAGGTGTGACGTCGGCTagccctagctagctagcggtCGTCGTGGAGCAGTAAGGCCCGGCGGCGGTCAACGCTCAACGGTGGCGGGTGACTGGGTGAGGCTGCCTCCTCCGCGACCGCCGGACCGCAGACGGcgggggagcagcagcagcagaccAGCAGTTCCCGACGACCTCTGcttgggagaggagaggccgGACGGAGCAGAGCAGAAGGCGAATCCGTGGGAAGGGGAAAGGgcaggcgaggaggaggacaaggaTGGCCCCGGCGGCGAGAGTGATGACACGTGGACATGATCAACCTCCAGCCGGCGTACACGTGACAGCTCTAGGACTAGGAGTGAATTACCGTAGTATAGAACGCATCCTAATTTTCTGCTTTTAAAACTTTGACTTtcatagtacggagtactcaACAAAAGTACTCCCTCGTATCTCGAGCTTTGAATAAAGCCGTTTGCATTTCGCAAAAGGTAAAAATAAATGACTTGGATTTTCACacggagtacattttttttattttcgaaCCTAGAGAGTACCACAAATTTTTGATATTCGCATAAGTTCCTAATTTGGCCGTTTGCACGAGTAAGTAGTGCGGTTTGTACGTTACTCATGGTTGGATTCCTTCTTTTGGTTGTGAGCTTTGAGTGAACCTAAAGAAAGAAAGCTGGGTGACTAGTAAAAAAACAAGCGTggcatttttcaaaagaaaaaaagcgtGTCAACGCTGAGAGGTCGCCAACCCTTTGCAGCCCTTTACTTTGAACACTTCACGTCCTTTCTTAATTGTTGCACTTTGAGTAAACCTAAAGCTCTTTCTTTTAGCCACACACGGATTTCTTGTAAAATACTCACTCtgatcttaaattgttgtcgaaatattacatgtatctagacgtcttttaagagtagatacattcatatttggacaaatttgagacaaaaatttaggatcggagagagtataacaTAGAACGAGATCACTAGCTTCCTGACATCACACGTATGGTCTGGAGATCACTCAAGCAAGGGTATTCGGATCAAAAGATTTTCGTCTGAATTTAGCAGGATTTCAATAGGACTTTTTTCAACTCTTATATAAAAGAAATGAAGATCAAAAGTTTTATGCAATTTACTTTTGCAATGGAAGGGGTTCCTAACTAAAGCCAATGATGTTTTGATCATTCTGTGCACATTGGCCGCGTCGTGAAGCGAAGAGCATCTGTGCGTTTTCATTTAAGCCTTGGGTTGCTCTCCTCCCTTGGGCATGCCTCCAGTGTATTGGTCGAGTGGGAGGCCGGCGCTCGTCTGGCCGTCGGGAGATGTGGATCCAGGGAGGAGGCCGTTGGTGTCAACGGCGGCGACCTCGGCAACGAATGGAGTTGTCGTTGCCGCGACAATGACTAGAAGGAGCACGACGAAGGAGAGACCTCGAGCCATTTTTTTCCACCGGCGGGTTGTCTTGTTTTGGTTTAGGATGATATGTGATTGTATGGTTTTTACGGCTTGCAGCGGGTGGTGGATGGGGTAAGTATATATATGATTGGGGATTGGACAGTGGAGGAAGAAACAATAACTTTGAGTCTATCTTTGAACTGGAATGGAACGTTTTTCTGGCCATGCGCGCTAAGCGTATAGTCTATTTCGGTGATTCACCTACACCATTGAaccaaaaaatgaatgtaGTGGTCTAGAACATATCTATGAAACCTATCTTTAGATGACACCACTCTATTATAAACTCTGGTGCATGATTTAGAAAAATGGTGTCATGCACGCAATGTTAACCTATTACGCGATACAATTAAAATTTGGTGCGTGTACATTGGGAAATATAATAAACTTGAAAATAgaacaatgaaaaaaataagaaaaaaataacgaCAAGGTGGAAATCATAGAGTGTGAAAAGGCTAAAAATACTGGGATAAAATGAAAGGCTGAATTTTTAAAAGCACAAATAGTCAAGAAATGTTGCTACAAATGTGTAAATTAATAAAATGATTTATTTAgaaaaattgagaaaaaaattgaaaaattcaGAAGTATCGTAAAAACCAGATTGGACATCTGGGATCGGACAAAATCTGGAATCGACTTATCTCCCAAATAGAGTTCCTCCGGTGTATAATTGATGGCACAAAACCTATAGCAGATCAGTTGTTTTTCTTGGCATTAGGAAATTGTAACTTAATATTGATCTTGAATTAACATACCAGTTACAGAAAAATCCTGGAgccgagaaaaaaaaattgaaccagtaaaataaaataaattagtCAACTCTTTCCACCCATACGGTGTACGTTGTTGTTACTCAAGCTCAGTTGTCGCGCCTATCGTGGCCATCCTTGTTGTCCGGCGCCAGCAGCCGCTTACcggcctcctcatcctccaaCTCCTTGTCCGCCGGCGACAATGACATGGACGCCGCTTGCTGCTTCATCTCGGCCTCCTTGGCCCTGAGCCCCATGAGCTTGGCATGGTTATAATACGCAACCCCAAGAAACGCGATGCCGTAGCCGGCGAGATTGACCGGCGTGACGGTGTCCTTGATGACGGTCCAGGAGAAGGCGATGAGCAGCCAGTCCTTGACAACCCCGGCCACGTTCATGGTGAGCGCCGACGTCTTCCCCACAAGCAAGAACACCGCCAGGTTCAACGCGAAGGCGCACAGCGAGTTGGTCCCGAAGACGAACAAGTCCGGCCGCACGATGACACCGGCCCCGGAAGCCGCCCGGAGCTTGGGGAGCTCGACGAGCGCCCATGGCACGGTGAGGAAGACGAAGCAGCAAGGGGCGACATAGTAGAGCGAGGTGATggggttgagcttgatccCCCTGGAAGCCAGCAGGATCTGGATGAGCACGAGCCTGGTGGCCTCGGCGCACACCGCGGCGAGCTGGAGCACGACCCCGAAGACATCGAACCTGGCCTCCCcgagcgcggcgacggcgaccccGAAGGAGATGCCGGCCATGTTGAGCATGGTGGCGCGGCGGAAGGCGTCGGTGCggaagaagacggcgaggGAGTAGACGGCGACGGGCATGA carries:
- the LOC100844010 gene encoding basic leucine zipper 19 isoform X1; this translates as MDEGEIDLSSEMLFPNPETPTSIDDFLRNTTTTCTHTHTCNPPGPLASAHTHTCHHTHSHSHVFSTDDDSCGSDKVVPKKTREPLGNRVAVRKYRQKKKAHTAHLEEEVRRLRAINQQLVKRLQGQAALKAEVVRLRTLLVDVRAKIDGALGSYPFQTQCGVGDALSCDRVVQCLAGKSELGMNSNCGPVALNCDISPDSGQNLGTPYQAGCIELRYQPGFRAEPGDALLSGGDAVRSLDSSTSA
- the LOC100844308 gene encoding probable sugar phosphate/phosphate translocator At5g25400, with protein sequence MGGADGNGTTKPAAAAAMEIADSSSSSSSSPSPAPPPPTSVLRSVLLSYAYVAVWISLSFTVIIYNKYILDPKMYNWPFPISLTMIHMAFCAALAFSLVRILRLVPLPSDPAAMTASLYASSVVPIGALYALSLWFSNSAYIYLSVSFIQMLKALMPVAVYSLAVFFRTDAFRRATMLNMAGISFGVAVAALGEARFDVFGVVLQLAAVCAEATRLVLIQILLASRGIKLNPITSLYYVAPCCFVFLTVPWALVELPKLRAASGAGVIVRPDLFVFGTNSLCAFALNLAVFLLVGKTSALTMNVAGVVKDWLLIAFSWTVIKDTVTPVNLAGYGIAFLGVAYYNHAKLMGLRAKEAEMKQQAASMSLSPADKELEDEEAGKRLLAPDNKDGHDRRDN
- the LOC100844010 gene encoding basic leucine zipper 19 isoform X2, with product MDEGEIDLSSEMLFPNPETPTSIDDFLRNTTTTCTHTHTCNPPGPLASAHTHTCHHTHSHSHVFSTDDDSCGSDKVVPKKTREPLGNRVAVRKYRQKKKAHTAHLEEEVRRLRAINQQLVKRLQGQAALKAEVVRLRTLLVDVRAKIDGALGSYPFQTQCGVGDALSCDRVVQCLAGKSELGMNSNCGPVALNCDISPDSGQNLGTPY